A single region of the Kryptolebias marmoratus isolate JLee-2015 linkage group LG10, ASM164957v2, whole genome shotgun sequence genome encodes:
- the kidins220a gene encoding kinase D-interacting substrate of 220 kDa B isoform X3 — MDTTTSLKMTTLAVQSLFSYVEEENLAAVKAHLDKFRDVDCRSDNGQTPLMVAAELGSLEIVQELIRRGACVNFDDVDCWTALISAAKEGHIEVVRELLENNANLEHRDMGGWTALMWAAYKNRTDVAQLLLDKGANPNITGQYSVYPIIWAAGRGHAEIVHLLLQHGAKVNCSDKYGTTPLIWAARKGHYDSVMHLLANGADVDQEGANSMTALIVAVKGGYSKVVKELLKRNANVNMTDKDGNTALAIAAKEGHTEIVQDLLDAGTYVNIPDRSGETVLIGAVRGGHVDIVRALLNKYADVDVKGQDGKTGLYWAVEKGNAAMVRDILQCNPDTESCTKDGETPLIKATKMRNIEIVELLLDKGAKVAAVDRKGDTPLHIAIRGRSRKLAELLLRNPKDGRLLYRPNKAGETPYNIDCTHQKSILTQIFGAKHLSPTESDGDMLGYDLYSSALADILSEPTMQPPICVGLYAQWGSGKSFLLKKLEDEMKTFAGQQIEPLFQFSWLVVFLTLLLCGSVAVVLGFTVNPKLSIAVSLSLLALVYIFFVLVYFGSRRERENWNWAWVISTRLARQIGYLELLLKLMFVNPLELPEQTARALPVRFLFTDYNRLSSVGGETSLAEMIATLSDACEREFGFLATRLFRVFMNDEIKGQKWKKTCCVPSFVLFSLTLGCLITGVALLAIFKVDPKNLTVNSVLIAMASVVGLALLLNCKTWWQVADSVLNSQRKRLHSAANNLHKLKSEGFMKVLKHEVELMSKMAKTIDGFTQNQTRMAVIIDGLDACEQDKVLQMLDTVRVLFSKGPFISIFASDPHIIIKAINQNLNSVLRDSNINGHDYMRNIVHLPVFLNSRGLSRAKKLCMAASTNGEALPAEGWPEDTDRKVSQNSLSQEQGKHGSKSTLNRRDTYRRRQMQRTITRQMSFDLTKLLVTEDWFCDISPQTMRRLLNIVSITGRLLRANQIIFNWDRLASWIHLTEEWPYRTSWIILFLEEADGVSDQVTLKAIYERISKNIPTTKDIEPLLEIDGDIRSFEVFLSSRTPVLNARDVEMFLPCTVNLDPKLREIIADVRAAREQINMGGVTYPTLPLQEAVPRPQSGYGQHSAVCSPTGSFAGSLPPQPHSSYFSGMTGPQHPFYNRPYFPQHVYHLPRHYSHLVPPSLRPSVKPPSQPQDTSGLLCPAVLLSSLSTDAMCERLRQIDGIDPNMLPQYATKIRKANINGRVLTHCNLDELKREMEMNFGDWQLFRGMVIEQRHAESQAALQDEFRAASEQGSTVVHAEPGRRAGGAQHETGAFSLNLSFEELSGAGLEEPPRRISNSHWPVTNHHTSSMSSLNSQESSNDICKLTDKQQAEYRDAYREYIAQMAQLDMSGSGGERPVQPHPGQFLQASGSEDKGAKEGTDQDSRKPFNKRASKSSDATDFASGADAQLLDPISEEDEKLDHSLSSRTSGSRKKGAGSYYHKLSNEEDSGPEEADNTTPLLHKEARASLPSSHRVSQPAGLLTKPGLLTEIFLDKKDSSDSGMRSSDSSPDPSMDEAEGASDRQRETPKPSLIELELEGLVKKRGALPSRLSGLQDAVVARMSICSDAPSEASLMASSPDEGWPSNEVSNLNRTASNTTLNNNTSSPNNTNTNNSHQQDNITAMESTTSSASIIISPAVIITPGSSTANTTAATIHHNQNLRTFSLGDERESVL; from the exons ATGGATACCACCACCTCCCTGAAGATGACAACTCTGGCTGTGCAGAGTCTGTTCAGCTACGTGGAGGAGGAGAACCTGGCTGCTGTCAAGGCACATTTGGACAAGTTCAGAGATGTGGACTGCAGGAGCGAT AATGGACAGACTCCCCTGATGGTGGCTGCGGAGCTGGGCAGTCTGGAGATTGTGCAAGAACTCATCAGGAGAGGAGCTTGTGTTAACTTCGATGACGTT GACTGCTGGACGGCACTGATCTCGGCAGCGAAGGAGGGACACATCGAGGTGGTGAGGGAGCTACTGGAGAACAATGCCAACTTGGAGCACAGAGACATG ggAGGATGGACTGCTCTCATGTGGGCGGCCTACAAAAATCGCACAGATGTGGCCCAGCTGCTTTTAGACAAAGGAGCTAATCCCAACATCACTGGACAG TACAGCGTCTACCCCATTATCTGGGCGGCAGGTCGAGGCCACGCAGAGATTGTCCATCTTCTGCTGCAGCACGGAGCCAAGGTCAACTGCTCGGACAAG TATGGGACCACTCCTTTGATCTGGGCAGCCAGGAAGGGTCACTATGACAGCGTGATGCACCTTTTGGCCAATGGAGCTGATGTGGATCAGGAAGGAGCT AACTCCATGACAGCTCTGATTGTCGCAGTGAAAGGTGGCTACTCAAAAGTTGTTAAGGAACTGCTGAAGAGGAACGCGAACGTGAACATGACAGACAAGGATGGAAACACAGCCCTTGCCATCGCTGCCAAAGAGGGCCACACAGAGATTGTGCAGGACCTGCTTGATGCTGGCACCTATGTTAATATTCCAGACAGG AGTGGAGAGACTGTGTTGATCGGAGCAGTGAGAGGAGGTCATGTGGATATAGTTCGAGCTTTGCTGAACAAATACGCTGATGTTGACGTTAAAGGCCAG gaTGGAAAGACTGGCCTCTACTGGGCAGTGGAGAAAGGTAATGCAGCGATGGTGAGAGacatcctgcagtgtaatcCGGACACAGAGAGCTGCACCAAG gacGGAGAGACCCCACTTATCAAAGCCACAAAAATGAGGAACATAGAGATAGTGGAGCTCTTGCTGGATAAAGGAGCCAAAGTGGCTGCAGTGGACAGG AAAGGAGACACTCCGCTCCATATTGCCATCCGTGGACGAAGCCGGAAGCTGGCTGAGCTGCTGCTAAGGAACCCCAAAGATGGCCGCCTGTTGTACCGCCCCAACAAAGCCGGAGAAACTCCATACAACATTGACTGCACCCACCAGAAAAGCATCCTGACGCAGATATTTGGAGCCA AGCACCTGTCCCCAACTGAATCAGATGGAGACATGTTGGGTTATGACCTGTACAGCAGCGCTCTCGCAGACATCCTTAGCGAGCCCACCATGCAGCCGCCCATCTGTGTTGGCCTGTACGCTCAGTGGGGGAGCGGCAAGTCTTTCCTTCTTAAAAAACTTGAGG ATGAGATGAAGACATTTGCAGGTCAGCAGATAGAGCCGCTGTTCCAGTTCTCCTGGCTGGTGGTCTTCCTCACCCTGCTTCTCTGTGGCTCAGTGGCTGTCGTTCTGGGTTTCACTGTGAACCCCAAGTTGTCAATTGCTGTATCCCTCAGCCTCCTTGCTCTGGTCTACATCTTTTTCG TGCTGGTGTACTTTGGAAGTCGACGTGAGAGGGAGAACTGGAATTGGGCGTGGGTCATCAGTACCCGCCTGGCTCGCCAGATCGGTtatctggagctgctgctcaaaCTGATGTTCGTCAACCCCCTTGAACTTCCTGAGCAGACCGCCCGAGCCCTGCCTGTCAG GTTCTTGTTCACCGATTATAACCGCCTGTCCAGTGTTGGAGGAGAGACTTCTTTGGCTGAAATGATTGCCACGCTGTCAGATGCCTGCGAGAGGGAGTTTGGCTTCCTGGCCACCAGACTGTTTCGAGTTTTCATGAACGACGAGATCAAAG GTCAAAAGTGGAAGAAAACATGTTGTGTTCCCTCCTTTGTGCTGTTTTCATTGACTCTTGGCTGCCTGATTACTGGTGTGGCGCTGTTGGCTATCTTTAAG GTGGACCCTAAGAATCTGACAGTAAACTCAGTGCTGATAGCCATGGCCAGTGTGGTGGGCCTGGCCTTACTGCTGAACTGTAAGACCTGGTGGCAGGTGGCCGATTCTGTTCTTAACTCCCAGAGGAAACGCCTGCACAGTGCTGCCAACAACCTGCATAAGCTCAAAAGTGAAGGATTCATGAAG GTCCTGAAGCACGAAGTTGAGCTGATGTCAAAAATGGCCAAAACTATTGACGGCTTTACCCAGAACCAGACACGCATGGCCGTCATCATCGATGGCTTAGATGCTTGTGAGCAGGACAAAGTGCTGCAGATGCTGGACACG GTGAGAGTCCTCTTCTCCAAGGGTCCCTTTATCTCCATTTTTGCCAGCGACCCCCATATTATAATTAAAGCTATCAACCAGAACCTCAACAGTGTGCTGAGAGACTCGAACATCAATGGCCACGACTACATGAGAAACATTGTCCACCTGCCAGTATTCCTCAACAGCAGAGGACTCAGCCGAGCCAAAAAGCTTTGCATGGCAGCTTCCACCAACGGAGAGGCTCTGCCTGCTGAGG GATGGCCTGAAGACACAGACAGGAAGGTGTCTCAGAACAGTCTGTCCCAAGAGCAGGGCAAGCATGGCAGCAAGAGCACTCTCAATCGAAGG GACACATACCGACGTCGTCAGATGCAGAGGACCATCACCAGACAAATGTCCTTTGACCTGACGAAGCTGCTGGTGACAGAGGATTGGTTCTGTGACATCAGCCCGCAGACCATGAGGAGGCTGCTTAACATCGTTTCTATCACAG GCCGTCTCTTGCGAGCCAATCAGATCATCTTTAACTGGGATCGTCTGGCGTCATGGATCCACCTGACAGAGGAGTGGCCGTACAGAACATCATGGATCATCCTCTTCTTGGAAGAAGCTGATGGCGTGTCGGATCAGGTCACTCTCAAGGCAATCTATGAGAG AATCTCCAAAAATATCCCGACCACAAAGGACATAGAGCCCCTGCTGGAGATCGATGGAGACATCCGTAGCTTTGAGGTATTCCTCTCCTCCAGGACGCCTGTTCTTAATGCCAGAGACGTGGAGATGTTTCTGCCCTGCACTGTCAACCTGGACCCCAAACTCAGGGAGATCATCGCAG ATGTTCGTGCGGCCAGGGAGCAGATCAACATGGGAGGAGTGACCTATCCCACGCTGCCCCTGCAAGAGGCAGTGCCCCGTCCCCAGTCAGGGTACGGCCAGCACTCTGCCGTCTGCTCTCCGACGGGCTCCTTTGCCGGGTCCCTGCCGCCTCAACCCCACAGCTCCTACTTCAGTGGAATGACTGGTCCTCAGCACCCCTTCTACAATCGG CCTTATTTCCCCCAACATGTGTATCACCTGCCACGACATTACTCCCATCTTGTCCCCCCATCCTTGCGCCCTTCTGTTAAACCACCCAGTCAACCTCAAGACACCAGTGGACTt CTGTGTCCTGCGGTGCTGCTCAGCTCTTTGAGCACAGATGCGATGTGCGAGCGTCTCAGGCAGATAGATGGAATCGACCCCAACATGTTGCCTCAGTATGCAACTAAGATCAGAAAG GCTAATATAAATGGCCGAGTTCTTACTCACTGCAACTTAGACGAGTTGAAGAGAGAGATGGAGATGAACTTTGGTGACTGGCAGCTCTTCCGAGGAATG GTGATAGAACAACGACACGCTGAGAGCCAGGCGGCGCTTCAGGATGAGTTCCGAGCTGCCAGCGAGCAGGGCAGCACCGTCGTCCACGCGGAGCCCGGCAGACGCGCAGGAGGAGCCCAGCATGAAACGGGGGCCTTCAGCCTCAACCTCAGCTTTGAGGAACTCAGCGGAGCGGGGCTGGAAGAGCCTCCCAGACGCATCAGTAACTCACACTGGCCG GTGACAAATCATCACACTTCAAGCATGTCCAGCCTCAACTCCCAGGAATCCTCCAATGACATCTGCAAACTGACAGACAAGCAGCAGGCGGAGTATCGCGATGCCTACAGGGAGTACATCGCTCAGATGGCCCAGCTGGACATGTCCGGCAGTGGGGGGGAGAGGCCCGTGCAGCCCCATCCCGGACAGTTCCTCCAGGCCTCCGGCTCAGAGGACAAAGGG GCTAAAGAAGGAACAGACCAAGACAGCCGCAAACCATTCAACAAGCGAGCCTCGAAAAGCAGCGATGCCACAGATTTTGCCTCGGGCGCCGATGCTCAGCTCCTAGACCCCATCAGTGAAGAGGATGAGAAGCTGGACCACAGCTTGTCCTCAAGGACCTCAGGCTCCAGGAAGAAGGGAGCTGGATCCTACTACCACAAGCTATCCAATGAAGAAGACTCTGGCCCAGAAGAAGCTGACAATACCACACCGCTTCTCCACAAAGAGGCAAGAGCCAGTCTTCCGTCTTCACACAGAGTCTCACAGCCTGCTGGGCTGTTGACCAAGCCTGGCCTCCTCACAGAAATCTTCCTGGATAAGAAGGACTCTTCGGACTCAGGGATGCGCTCCAGCGACAGCTCCCCGGATCCTTCCATGGATGAGGCAGAAGGAgcctcagacagacagagagaaacacCGAAGCCCAGTCTGATTGAACTGGAGCTGGAGGGGTTGGTGAAGAAAAGAGGCGCCCTCCCGAGCAGACTGAGCGGCCTGCAGGACGCCGTGGTGGCCCGCATGTCCATCTGCTCCGACGCGCCATCCGAAGCCAGCCTAATGGCCAGCAGCCCAGATGAGGGGTGGCCGTCCAACGAGGTCAGCAACCTCAACCGCACCGCCAGCAACACCACCCTCAATAACAACACAAGCAGCCctaacaacacaaacaccaacaaCAGCCATCAGCAGGATAACATCACAGCCATGGAGTCCACCACCTCCTCCGCCAGCATCATCATCTCGCCAGCTGTCATCATCACCCCCGGCAGCAGCACCGCCAACACCACAGCAGCCACCATCCACCACAACCAGAACCTGCGCACCTTCAGCCTGGGAGACGAGCGGGAGAGTGTCCTCTAA
- the kidins220a gene encoding kinase D-interacting substrate of 220 kDa B isoform X6 encodes MDTTTSLKMTTLAVQSLFSYVEEENLAAVKAHLDKFRDVDCRSDNGQTPLMVAAELGSLEIVQELIRRGACVNFDDVDCWTALISAAKEGHIEVVRELLENNANLEHRDMGGWTALMWAAYKNRTDVAQLLLDKGANPNITGQYSVYPIIWAAGRGHAEIVHLLLQHGAKVNCSDKYGTTPLIWAARKGHYDSVMHLLANGADVDQEGANSMTALIVAVKGGYSKVVKELLKRNANVNMTDKDGNTALAIAAKEGHTEIVQDLLDAGTYVNIPDRSGETVLIGAVRGGHVDIVRALLNKYADVDVKGQDGKTGLYWAVEKGNAAMVRDILQCNPDTESCTKDGETPLIKATKMRNIEIVELLLDKGAKVAAVDRKGDTPLHIAIRGRSRKLAELLLRNPKDGRLLYRPNKAGETPYNIDCTHQKSILTQIFGAKHLSPTESDGDMLGYDLYSSALADILSEPTMQPPICVGLYAQWGSGKSFLLKKLEDEMKTFAGQQIEPLFQFSWLVVFLTLLLCGSVAVVLGFTVNPKLSIAVSLSLLALVYIFFVLVYFGSRRERENWNWAWVISTRLARQIGYLELLLKLMFVNPLELPEQTARALPVRFLFTDYNRLSSVGGETSLAEMIATLSDACEREFGFLATRLFRVFMNDEIKGQKWKKTCCVPSFVLFSLTLGCLITGVALLAIFKVDPKNLTVNSVLIAMASVVGLALLLNCKTWWQVADSVLNSQRKRLHSAANNLHKLKSEGFMKVLKHEVELMSKMAKTIDGFTQNQTRMAVIIDGLDACEQDKVLQMLDTVRVLFSKGPFISIFASDPHIIIKAINQNLNSVLRDSNINGHDYMRNIVHLPVFLNSRGLSRAKKLCMAASTNGEALPAEGWPEDTDRKVSQNSLSQEQGKHGSKSTLNRRDTYRRRQMQRTITRQMSFDLTKLLVTEDWFCDISPQTMRRLLNIVSITGRLLRANQIIFNWDRLASWIHLTEEWPYRTSWIILFLEEADGVSDQVTLKAIYERISKNIPTTKDIEPLLEIDGDIRSFEVFLSSRTPVLNARDVEMFLPCTVNLDPKLREIIADVRAAREQINMGGVTYPTLPLQEAVPRPQSGYGQHSAVCSPTGSFAGSLPPQPHSSYFSGMTGPQHPFYNRLCPAVLLSSLSTDAMCERLRQIDGIDPNMLPQYATKIRKANINGRVLTHCNLDELKREMEMNFGDWQLFRGMVIEQRHAESQAALQDEFRAASEQGSTVVHAEPGRRAGGAQHETGAFSLNLSFEELSGAGLEEPPRRISNSHWPVTNHHTSSMSSLNSQESSNDICKLTDKQQAEYRDAYREYIAQMAQLDMSGSGGERPVQPHPGQFLQASGSEDKGAKEGTDQDSRKPFNKRASKSSDATDFASGADAQLLDPISEEDEKLDHSLSSRTSGSRKKGAGSYYHKLSNEEDSGPEEADNTTPLLHKEARASLPSSHRVSQPAGLLTKPGLLTEIFLDKKDSSDSGMRSSDSSPDPSMDEAEGASDRQRETPKPSLIELELEGLVKKRGALPSRLSGLQDAVVARMSICSDAPSEASLMASSPDEGWPSNEVSNLNRTASNTTLNNNTSSPNNTNTNNSHQQDNITAMESTTSSASIIISPAVIITPGSSTANTTAATIHHNQNLRTFSLGDERESVL; translated from the exons ATGGATACCACCACCTCCCTGAAGATGACAACTCTGGCTGTGCAGAGTCTGTTCAGCTACGTGGAGGAGGAGAACCTGGCTGCTGTCAAGGCACATTTGGACAAGTTCAGAGATGTGGACTGCAGGAGCGAT AATGGACAGACTCCCCTGATGGTGGCTGCGGAGCTGGGCAGTCTGGAGATTGTGCAAGAACTCATCAGGAGAGGAGCTTGTGTTAACTTCGATGACGTT GACTGCTGGACGGCACTGATCTCGGCAGCGAAGGAGGGACACATCGAGGTGGTGAGGGAGCTACTGGAGAACAATGCCAACTTGGAGCACAGAGACATG ggAGGATGGACTGCTCTCATGTGGGCGGCCTACAAAAATCGCACAGATGTGGCCCAGCTGCTTTTAGACAAAGGAGCTAATCCCAACATCACTGGACAG TACAGCGTCTACCCCATTATCTGGGCGGCAGGTCGAGGCCACGCAGAGATTGTCCATCTTCTGCTGCAGCACGGAGCCAAGGTCAACTGCTCGGACAAG TATGGGACCACTCCTTTGATCTGGGCAGCCAGGAAGGGTCACTATGACAGCGTGATGCACCTTTTGGCCAATGGAGCTGATGTGGATCAGGAAGGAGCT AACTCCATGACAGCTCTGATTGTCGCAGTGAAAGGTGGCTACTCAAAAGTTGTTAAGGAACTGCTGAAGAGGAACGCGAACGTGAACATGACAGACAAGGATGGAAACACAGCCCTTGCCATCGCTGCCAAAGAGGGCCACACAGAGATTGTGCAGGACCTGCTTGATGCTGGCACCTATGTTAATATTCCAGACAGG AGTGGAGAGACTGTGTTGATCGGAGCAGTGAGAGGAGGTCATGTGGATATAGTTCGAGCTTTGCTGAACAAATACGCTGATGTTGACGTTAAAGGCCAG gaTGGAAAGACTGGCCTCTACTGGGCAGTGGAGAAAGGTAATGCAGCGATGGTGAGAGacatcctgcagtgtaatcCGGACACAGAGAGCTGCACCAAG gacGGAGAGACCCCACTTATCAAAGCCACAAAAATGAGGAACATAGAGATAGTGGAGCTCTTGCTGGATAAAGGAGCCAAAGTGGCTGCAGTGGACAGG AAAGGAGACACTCCGCTCCATATTGCCATCCGTGGACGAAGCCGGAAGCTGGCTGAGCTGCTGCTAAGGAACCCCAAAGATGGCCGCCTGTTGTACCGCCCCAACAAAGCCGGAGAAACTCCATACAACATTGACTGCACCCACCAGAAAAGCATCCTGACGCAGATATTTGGAGCCA AGCACCTGTCCCCAACTGAATCAGATGGAGACATGTTGGGTTATGACCTGTACAGCAGCGCTCTCGCAGACATCCTTAGCGAGCCCACCATGCAGCCGCCCATCTGTGTTGGCCTGTACGCTCAGTGGGGGAGCGGCAAGTCTTTCCTTCTTAAAAAACTTGAGG ATGAGATGAAGACATTTGCAGGTCAGCAGATAGAGCCGCTGTTCCAGTTCTCCTGGCTGGTGGTCTTCCTCACCCTGCTTCTCTGTGGCTCAGTGGCTGTCGTTCTGGGTTTCACTGTGAACCCCAAGTTGTCAATTGCTGTATCCCTCAGCCTCCTTGCTCTGGTCTACATCTTTTTCG TGCTGGTGTACTTTGGAAGTCGACGTGAGAGGGAGAACTGGAATTGGGCGTGGGTCATCAGTACCCGCCTGGCTCGCCAGATCGGTtatctggagctgctgctcaaaCTGATGTTCGTCAACCCCCTTGAACTTCCTGAGCAGACCGCCCGAGCCCTGCCTGTCAG GTTCTTGTTCACCGATTATAACCGCCTGTCCAGTGTTGGAGGAGAGACTTCTTTGGCTGAAATGATTGCCACGCTGTCAGATGCCTGCGAGAGGGAGTTTGGCTTCCTGGCCACCAGACTGTTTCGAGTTTTCATGAACGACGAGATCAAAG GTCAAAAGTGGAAGAAAACATGTTGTGTTCCCTCCTTTGTGCTGTTTTCATTGACTCTTGGCTGCCTGATTACTGGTGTGGCGCTGTTGGCTATCTTTAAG GTGGACCCTAAGAATCTGACAGTAAACTCAGTGCTGATAGCCATGGCCAGTGTGGTGGGCCTGGCCTTACTGCTGAACTGTAAGACCTGGTGGCAGGTGGCCGATTCTGTTCTTAACTCCCAGAGGAAACGCCTGCACAGTGCTGCCAACAACCTGCATAAGCTCAAAAGTGAAGGATTCATGAAG GTCCTGAAGCACGAAGTTGAGCTGATGTCAAAAATGGCCAAAACTATTGACGGCTTTACCCAGAACCAGACACGCATGGCCGTCATCATCGATGGCTTAGATGCTTGTGAGCAGGACAAAGTGCTGCAGATGCTGGACACG GTGAGAGTCCTCTTCTCCAAGGGTCCCTTTATCTCCATTTTTGCCAGCGACCCCCATATTATAATTAAAGCTATCAACCAGAACCTCAACAGTGTGCTGAGAGACTCGAACATCAATGGCCACGACTACATGAGAAACATTGTCCACCTGCCAGTATTCCTCAACAGCAGAGGACTCAGCCGAGCCAAAAAGCTTTGCATGGCAGCTTCCACCAACGGAGAGGCTCTGCCTGCTGAGG GATGGCCTGAAGACACAGACAGGAAGGTGTCTCAGAACAGTCTGTCCCAAGAGCAGGGCAAGCATGGCAGCAAGAGCACTCTCAATCGAAGG GACACATACCGACGTCGTCAGATGCAGAGGACCATCACCAGACAAATGTCCTTTGACCTGACGAAGCTGCTGGTGACAGAGGATTGGTTCTGTGACATCAGCCCGCAGACCATGAGGAGGCTGCTTAACATCGTTTCTATCACAG GCCGTCTCTTGCGAGCCAATCAGATCATCTTTAACTGGGATCGTCTGGCGTCATGGATCCACCTGACAGAGGAGTGGCCGTACAGAACATCATGGATCATCCTCTTCTTGGAAGAAGCTGATGGCGTGTCGGATCAGGTCACTCTCAAGGCAATCTATGAGAG AATCTCCAAAAATATCCCGACCACAAAGGACATAGAGCCCCTGCTGGAGATCGATGGAGACATCCGTAGCTTTGAGGTATTCCTCTCCTCCAGGACGCCTGTTCTTAATGCCAGAGACGTGGAGATGTTTCTGCCCTGCACTGTCAACCTGGACCCCAAACTCAGGGAGATCATCGCAG ATGTTCGTGCGGCCAGGGAGCAGATCAACATGGGAGGAGTGACCTATCCCACGCTGCCCCTGCAAGAGGCAGTGCCCCGTCCCCAGTCAGGGTACGGCCAGCACTCTGCCGTCTGCTCTCCGACGGGCTCCTTTGCCGGGTCCCTGCCGCCTCAACCCCACAGCTCCTACTTCAGTGGAATGACTGGTCCTCAGCACCCCTTCTACAATCGG CTGTGTCCTGCGGTGCTGCTCAGCTCTTTGAGCACAGATGCGATGTGCGAGCGTCTCAGGCAGATAGATGGAATCGACCCCAACATGTTGCCTCAGTATGCAACTAAGATCAGAAAG GCTAATATAAATGGCCGAGTTCTTACTCACTGCAACTTAGACGAGTTGAAGAGAGAGATGGAGATGAACTTTGGTGACTGGCAGCTCTTCCGAGGAATG GTGATAGAACAACGACACGCTGAGAGCCAGGCGGCGCTTCAGGATGAGTTCCGAGCTGCCAGCGAGCAGGGCAGCACCGTCGTCCACGCGGAGCCCGGCAGACGCGCAGGAGGAGCCCAGCATGAAACGGGGGCCTTCAGCCTCAACCTCAGCTTTGAGGAACTCAGCGGAGCGGGGCTGGAAGAGCCTCCCAGACGCATCAGTAACTCACACTGGCCG GTGACAAATCATCACACTTCAAGCATGTCCAGCCTCAACTCCCAGGAATCCTCCAATGACATCTGCAAACTGACAGACAAGCAGCAGGCGGAGTATCGCGATGCCTACAGGGAGTACATCGCTCAGATGGCCCAGCTGGACATGTCCGGCAGTGGGGGGGAGAGGCCCGTGCAGCCCCATCCCGGACAGTTCCTCCAGGCCTCCGGCTCAGAGGACAAAGGG GCTAAAGAAGGAACAGACCAAGACAGCCGCAAACCATTCAACAAGCGAGCCTCGAAAAGCAGCGATGCCACAGATTTTGCCTCGGGCGCCGATGCTCAGCTCCTAGACCCCATCAGTGAAGAGGATGAGAAGCTGGACCACAGCTTGTCCTCAAGGACCTCAGGCTCCAGGAAGAAGGGAGCTGGATCCTACTACCACAAGCTATCCAATGAAGAAGACTCTGGCCCAGAAGAAGCTGACAATACCACACCGCTTCTCCACAAAGAGGCAAGAGCCAGTCTTCCGTCTTCACACAGAGTCTCACAGCCTGCTGGGCTGTTGACCAAGCCTGGCCTCCTCACAGAAATCTTCCTGGATAAGAAGGACTCTTCGGACTCAGGGATGCGCTCCAGCGACAGCTCCCCGGATCCTTCCATGGATGAGGCAGAAGGAgcctcagacagacagagagaaacacCGAAGCCCAGTCTGATTGAACTGGAGCTGGAGGGGTTGGTGAAGAAAAGAGGCGCCCTCCCGAGCAGACTGAGCGGCCTGCAGGACGCCGTGGTGGCCCGCATGTCCATCTGCTCCGACGCGCCATCCGAAGCCAGCCTAATGGCCAGCAGCCCAGATGAGGGGTGGCCGTCCAACGAGGTCAGCAACCTCAACCGCACCGCCAGCAACACCACCCTCAATAACAACACAAGCAGCCctaacaacacaaacaccaacaaCAGCCATCAGCAGGATAACATCACAGCCATGGAGTCCACCACCTCCTCCGCCAGCATCATCATCTCGCCAGCTGTCATCATCACCCCCGGCAGCAGCACCGCCAACACCACAGCAGCCACCATCCACCACAACCAGAACCTGCGCACCTTCAGCCTGGGAGACGAGCGGGAGAGTGTCCTCTAA